In one Brassica oleracea var. oleracea cultivar TO1000 chromosome C9, BOL, whole genome shotgun sequence genomic region, the following are encoded:
- the LOC106316603 gene encoding peroxiredoxin-2B-like, with translation MAPIAVGSVLPDGKIFLFDENDQLQTVTVHSLLAGKKVILFGVPGAFTSACSLQHVPSFIEKADQLKAKGVNEIICYGMNDPYVMKAWGKTFPENKHVKFVSDGSGEYTKLLGLELDLKDKGLGIRTRRFAMLLDNLKVTVANIETGGEFTVSSAEDILKAL, from the exons ATGGCTCCGATTGCTGTCGGTAGTGTTTTACCAGACGGAAAAATTTTCCTCTTTGACGAGAACGATCAGCTCCAGACGGTCACCGTTCACTCTCTCTTGGCTGGTAAGAAGGTCATTCTCTTTGGTGTCCCCGGTGCTTTCACTTCCGCCTGCAG CTTGCAGCATGTGCCTAGTTTCATTGAGAAAGCGGACCAGCTGAAAGCAAAGGGTGTTAATGAGATAATATGCTATGGCA TGAATGATCCGTATGTGATGAAAGCATGGGGAAAGACATTCCCAGAGAACAAGCATGTCAAGTTTGTCTCAGACGGCTCAGGAGAATACACAAAGCTCCTCGGACTGGAGCTTGACCTTAAGGACAAAGGTCTTGGTATTAGGACAAGGAGATTTGCTATGTTGCTCGATAACCTCAAGGTGACTGTCGCCAACATTGAAACAGGTGGCGAGTTCACGGTTTCTAGCGCCGAGGATATCCTCAAGGCTCTCTAA